The sequence TCTTCCACCTGTGtaactctggataagagcatcagataaatgttgtaaatgtaaaCATACTTTAGCAAGCATGTGCCAAAAGAATAATTATATTGTCATAACTAAGGGTTTAAAATTTATATTGTACACGGTAGTTGCATTTACACATTTGTGCATTAAAACATTGAACATAAAACCAGTCATCTAGTTAACTCACCTGAATCGGCGGAACACAACCTTCATGTGTCTCATGCGGCCAGTTCCAGTGGTGCTGCGCCTCTTAGCCTTAGCGCTCCAGTTGTCTGAacgcacacaaaaaaacagtcatgTTAAACATAGCTTAAACTAACATCACAGATAATAGTTTTCATTAGTCAAaaataaaacaagtcaaaatcaGATGTGTGATAAGATTAGATTTTTATACCTACAAGATGAACCATGATTAAACAGACTCTGCCAGAGATAATCTGTCAgaatttaattaaacactttgCCACGTTTAACATGGTCTCCAAATGAAATGATATTGGATTTTTGTTGACAAGTGATTTTTGCTAGCTGGATCATGCTTGGATTTCACCTTAACTGCACGAGAACTCATAGTAAACCACATATGTAGTAGGGGTAAGTGACATGATGcaaataatatcaatataatgCATCTGTATTTGGAAaaaatgatattcttggtgatattgCAATacaaaattactgaaattaagaaCCTTACTGTAACAAAATTTagctttatttagtataaattttAAAGAttcattagaaaaaaaatctaattgtgtTAATTTAATATCACGAGTAACTACTTAAATCcactacaaaaataaaatgcagaatatACAGCATACATATATACTCTGAAACAAACTTTACTGTAAAAAGGAGAATACAACAAGTCTGCCTTCTACAATTATTGCttcaaatattataatattgtttacaatTCAATATGACAAGCCCCGCCTAACCTGGAGGACATTTAATTTTTACTCAGTCCTAATGCAAATGTGAATTGAACGTGTGGCGTTTAACATCCACTGCGAGCAGACAAGATCCAATTTAACAGCATGTATACAAGCACACAGACACTGGTTCTACCCAACTGGCATCACAGATTACAGGTAAATTTCACCTAAAGAGAGCGCATAATGCACAGGTAGAACCAGGCGACATGCTCAGTCAGAGCAGGTTACCTGCAATAGTGTATTGCTATGCTTTTTGTGCGCAGATTACCCCCTGCATTTTAGTAGATGTGAAACATGTCAAAAGAAGCTGTTAATAAGCTCAAACCAAATCTTTAAGTACACCATCCACATGCACAACCTAATCGTCACTTGAGAAGATCTGTAACACTTACACTTTCTCTTGCGCTTGGAGGGGTAGCCGCACTTCCCGCAGGTGGACTTCTGCAGATGGTACGCCTTGGAGCCGCAGCGGCGGCACAGCGTGTGGGTCTTGTTGCGGCGCTTCCCGAAAGACGACGTTCCTTTCGTCTGAAATATAGATTAAAACGtttaaattaaaacattcaaCTATTACCATGACAGGTATAAATGGTATAAATGTCTGTTGTAACAACATTCACTTTTTTATCTCCCTCacaataacaaagtaattcagagtcATAGTTAATGAACTGTGTCTATTTTAGATTGAATGTCAGATTTAATCTCTAAACTGTTCTTTAGATCTGAAACCCATACGTTGTACGAGTTCTAACATTTAAGTGCTATCCACCAAACATATCTTTATCCATACAGTTGCAAATTAAGTAATAAATTATGCTGGACCCTTCAACTAAATAAGATTGAACCATTTAACCTGAATATTTAGTGCTGATGGCCACCAAAAGCAGCTCAAGTTTTATTGGCATGACAACATGGCTGTTCATTTACTAAATCTGGTCAAACTACACTCAAGAATCAAATCGGGTCAAATCATTGTATCATCCTCATTTTTAAAACTTGGTTTTTAATTGTTGTGTAatgtaagttagctagttagttcgCTAACCTCGATAGCGAGCTGGCTAGGACTTTAGGACTAGGAAGGTTTGTTAGCCCACTTTCCTGTAAATGCCTCCACTGTATTAACTACAGTAGTGTTAATAGACTGATATTCTAAAAACTACTCCAaggaaaatgaaaatatttaagaCAAGTTATAGCAGAGTTTGTTTCCAAGCCATTGAAGGTAGCTAACACTCACAGGCACTGCCTGCTAGCTAAACTATGTTGGGTTAGCCGGCTAACTGGCTAAACCCAACAGAATTCCGTTACTCTGTACATACGGGAcactatttatatttaattaacacTTTCCAGACCTGGACTAAACAGCTGAACCCTTATTAGACATGCGGTTTACACAGTTATATATGTACAGATAGCTGTTTCACTACAGGCGGAATCTGGTCACGCTGGCGGGTATAGTAGCAGCGCTAACTGCGAGCGGCTAACCCGTACTCTCCAAACTGTGAGATTTATCTCACTTATTAAACCTTAATCTCCTCCAATACAGAGATAAGTCAGTTTGAAACACCTTTAATACTCAATCTGATGCATGAAATTCTGGTATTAAAGTGTAGAAAAGAGGATGTTTGAGGATTTCTGGATTCAGAGCGACAGCGCACTCACCATCTTTCTTGGAGTTGAGGTCCGAAAGAGGCCGGAAGTTGGTGCAGCGCTGAAATAAACCCTCCGCCCGGCCGGAGAAAACCAGACACTTCCTGAACAAATAATCCATTAAAAGATCCTACTTCGACTAAACAGCGTTAATAAATACTGATCAAATTAAATACTAATCCAATAATCCATCAAAATATCCTACAGCGGCTGAACAGCGTGAATAAATACTCCTTGTTATTATACAGCAAAACAGAATGTTTCAGTACAGtaataacagcaataataataataataaaataatttatttagattATGAGAAGTTGACCaagatattttacattattattattattttttaacaataataataagataataatggTCTGTCCaaaaataattcttttttttattctttatttttaattctctCGTCCTCCAGTCACGTAAGTATATATTTAGCCTGAACATTTAAATGAGAGTAGTATATTGTACAGAcactaaaataaaacactgacacttatgaaaaaagtaaaaatacagtaataaaacagtGATGCataggagggagagagggagagggcggCAGCAGGGTTAATGTAACGTATTTTTGGTGTATCTGTAATTAATAACAGATGAAATAAACCCTCCGCCCGGCCGGAGAAAACCAGACACTTTCTGAACCAAAAATCAATTAAAAGATTCTACAGTAACTGAACAGCATTAATAAATACTCATAAGTATTATACAGCACGAATAGGATGTAtcaatacagtaataataataataataataataataataataataataataataataataataataata comes from Astyanax mexicanus isolate ESR-SI-001 chromosome 17, AstMex3_surface, whole genome shotgun sequence and encodes:
- the rpl37 gene encoding 60S ribosomal protein L37, which gives rise to MTKGTSSFGKRRNKTHTLCRRCGSKAYHLQKSTCGKCGYPSKRKRKYNWSAKAKRRSTTGTGRMRHMKVVFRRFRNGFREGTVPKPRRAAVAASSSS